The Cyprinus carpio isolate SPL01 chromosome A5, ASM1834038v1, whole genome shotgun sequence genome has a segment encoding these proteins:
- the LOC109053230 gene encoding LOW QUALITY PROTEIN: uncharacterized protein LOC109053230 (The sequence of the model RefSeq protein was modified relative to this genomic sequence to represent the inferred CDS: deleted 2 bases in 1 codon) — protein sequence MMADIESMFYQVRIPDTDADMLRFLWWPGGNLNVEAEEYRMCVHLFGATSSPSCASYALRRTAEDAASKSTLKATQTVLKNFYVDDCLKSVATEDKAVALVRELMTLCASGGFHLTKWVSNSRALLGSIPDHERAAEVKDLVLEHEELPVERALGMQWCTSSDSFRFKIHLPDKPCTRRGILSVVSSVYDPMGFLAPLLLPIKLILRDLCQEKKGWDEEIHEKECRTWMKWLTDLDKLSELRLNRCLNPLNFGRTNAAQIHNFSDASQDGYGVVSYLLMTNDRGEKHVSFLMGKSRVAPLKQITIPRMELTAAMVAVRSIGMLKKELEVPLMESVFWTDSTTVLKYIKNDALRFKTFVANRVSFISEVTTSSQWKYVNTSQNPADQASRGLKIQSFMESKSWFQGPSFLRKEVEWPKQPEQWPYLTEDDVEVKTSAAVSCTNSNECTDPLNQLFEYYSSWHKLKKAAAWILQLRRMLQHLSEKRKEFEQNVQQNENDPEKCRSIVEQQMVMYKKNLEKRILNVEGLSRAEIELVKYSQRQTYMEEIIYFWTAGSRVKKSSSIFKLDPYLQEDVLRVGGRLNRSAMPEEAKHPAILHKQHRIAHLILHHIHQECGHGGRNHVLAILRQRYWIPRANAAARKVISECNLCRRLHAKAGEQKMADLPQDRLLPDKPPFTNTGVDYFGPFEVRRGRAKVKRYGVLFTCLTVRAVHIEVLNSVGDDFCFSGLLRFEAVSVRVSIIRSDNGTNFVGAERELREALAELDQSRINEVMMRKGVQWIFNPPAASHHGSIWERQIRTVRKVLSSVVKQQLLEDEGLHTLM from the exons ATGATGGCAGATATAGAGTCCATGTTTTACCAGGTGCGGATTCCAGACACGGACGCGGATATGCTACGCTTTCTCTGGTGGCCAGGTGGTAATCTGAATGTGGAAGCTGAAGAGTACagaatgtgtgtgcatttgtttggTGCTACATCATCTCCTAGTTGTGCGTCGTATGCATTAAGAAGAACAGCGGAGGATGCAGCATCAAAGAGTACGCTAAAAGCCACACAGACAGTCCTCAAGAACTTCTATGTGGACGACTGTTTGAAGTCAGTAGCCACAGAAGATAAAGCCGTTGCTCTTGTGAGGGAGCTGATGACGTTGTGCGCCAGTGGTGGTTTCCATTTAACCAAGTGGGTCAGCAACAGCAGAGCCCTGCTGGGCTCCATTCCTGACCACGAACGAGCGGCTGAAGTCAAAGATCTCGTTTTGGAGCATGAGGAGTTACCAGTGGAACGGGCATTAGGCATGCAGTGGTGTACAAGTTCTGACAGCTTCAGGTTCAAAATACATCTGCCGGACAAGCCATGCACAAGACGGGGCATTTTATCTGTAGTCAGTTCGGTGTATGACCCAATGGGTTTTTTGGCACCACTCCTATTACCCATCAAGCTCATTTTAAGAGATCTCTGCCAAGAGAAGAAAGGTTGGGACGAAGAGATCCATGAAAAGGAATGTCGGACATGGATGAAGTGGCTGACAGACTTGGACAAGCTTTCAGAACTCCGTCTGAACAGATGT TTAAACCCCCTGAATTTTGGGCGCACAAATGCTGCTCAAATACACAATTTCTCAGACGCTAGTCAAGATGGATATGGCGTTGTGTCGTATCTCTTAATGACAAATGACCGGGGTGAGAAACATGTATCATTCTTGATGGGAAAGTCCAGAGTCGCTCCACTCAAACAGATCACGATTCCGAGAATGGAGttgacagcagcaatggttgCAGTCAGATCAATCGGGATGTTGAAAAAAGAACTTGAAGTTCCCCTGATGGAGTCGGTCTTTTGGACGGATAGTACAACAGTactaaagtacattaaaaacGATGCCCTTCGTTTCAAGACGTTTGTAGCCAACCGTGTCTCTTTCATTAGTGAAGTGACTACATCTTCTCAGTGGAAGTATGTCAACACCTCACAAAATCCAGCAGATCAGGCTTCCAGAGGTTTGAAGATCCAGAGCTTCATGGAAAGTAAGAGCTGGTTTCAGGGGCCTAGTTTCCTGCGAAAAGAAGTTGAATGGCCGAAACAACCTGAACAGTGGCCGTACCTGACGGAAGATGATGTTGAGGTGAAGACATCTGCTGCAGTGTCATGCACAAACTCAAACGAGTGCACAGATCCACTGAATCAGCTCTTTGAGTATTACTCCAGTTGGCATAAGCTAAAAAAGGCAGCAGCCTGGATTTTGCAATTGAGAAGGATGTTGCAGCACCTGAGTGAGAAGAGAAAAGAGTTTGAGCAGAACGTACAGCAGAATGAGAATGATCCAGAGAAATGCAGATCTATAGTTGAACAGCAAATGGTGATGTACAAGAAAAACCTTGAAAAAAGAATACTTAACGTGGAAGGTCTGTCCAGAGCTGAAATTGAACTGGTTAAATACAGTCAGAGACAAACTTACATGGAggagattatatatttttggacGGCAGGCTCccgtgtgaaaaagagcagttctATCTTTAAGCTGGATCCATACTTGCAAGAGGATGTGTTGAGAGTAGGAGGACGTTTGAACAGATCGGCGATGCCTGAGGAGGCCAAGCATCCTGCCATTCTGCATAAACAGCACAGAATAGCTCACCTCATTCTCCACCACATTCATCAAGAGTGTGGACATGGAGGTAGGAACCACGTCTTAGCCATATTGCGACAACGGTATTGGATACCAAGAGCCAATGCAGCAGCAAGAAAAGTGATTTCAGAGTGTAACCTCTGCAGAAGACTGCATGCCAAGGCAGGAGAGCAGAAAATGGCGGATCTGCCTCAAGACCGTCTGCTCCCTGACAAACCACCCTTCACCAACACAGGTGTAGACTATTTTGGACCTTTCGAGGTCAGAAGAGGACGTGCAAAGGTTAAGCGTTATGGAGTGCTCTTCACATGTTTAACTGTCAGGGCAGTGCATATAGAAGTGTTAAATTCTGTTGGAGATGATTTTTGTTTTAGTGGATTATTGCGTTTTGAGGCAGTGAGTGTTAGAGTGTCAATTATTCGTTCCGACAATGGCACCAACTTTGTTGGTGCTGAACGAGAGCTGCGTGAAGCATTGGCAGAGCTGGATCAGTCTCGTATCAATGAAGTCATGATGAGAAAGGGTGTGCAATGGATTTTTAACCCGCCTGCTGCATCTCACCACGGCAGTATCTGGGAGCGTCAAATTCGTACAGTGAGAAAAGTTCTGAGCTCTGTTGTGAAGCAACAGCTCTTAGAAGATGAAGGACTACACACTCTTATGTGA